The following coding sequences lie in one Capsicum annuum cultivar UCD-10X-F1 chromosome 5, UCD10Xv1.1, whole genome shotgun sequence genomic window:
- the LOC124898421 gene encoding uncharacterized protein LOC124898421: protein MDARYILGKSKRRALDVTYSHHFRVERFCVVIDLQLQELNNYFNVVSTDLLFGMACLHPAKSFALVRGSDERFFNTKEITNLAKALVESELHQTWPLIYSLINFTLILSVAIASVE, encoded by the exons ATGGATGCTCGTTACATTCTTGGTAAGTCAAAACGTAGAGCTCTTGATGTTACATATTCTCATCATTTTCGGGTTGAAAGATTTTGTGTTGTTATTGATTTGCAACTTCAAGAGCTTAATAATTATTTCAACGTTGTGAGTACTGACTTACTTTTTGGTATGGCTTGTTTACATCCAGCTAAGTCATTTg CACTTGTTCGAGGTTCTGATGAAAGATTTTTCAATACGAAGGAAATTACTAATCTTGCTAAAGCATTGGTTGAATCAGAATTACATCAGACTTGGCCTCTTATTTATTCGCTCATCAATTTTACTCTCATTCTTTCCGTTGCTATTGCTTCTGTGGAATAA